The Halomonas sp. KG2 genome contains a region encoding:
- the rlmD gene encoding 23S rRNA (uracil(1939)-C(5))-methyltransferase RlmD, with protein sequence MAMLGKRRPSRPASGHSGLVRQPSRKTESKDDTSTTLVVERLAHDGRGVAHNVEGKTVFIDQALPGEHVDVAIHVTRKRYDEAHIKNRLTSSEQRVEPPCTYFGQCGGCDLQHLNLTAQRQHKRDVVTELMARQGLTLGPIAALDGSSEHYRRRARLGVRVDGQGNVLLGFRAPNSHRLVDIEQCHVLVPALNKLILPLRQLLATLASPRLVGHVELLATDEATVVLVRQLKAHDQDRARWQQFAEQQQVSLGTWLGRETPVLHWNGAQGDATPVLQEVLNLDELGIQRASSPTSEHCLSGDKASSLVTLRFSPGDFLQVNAEVNQKMVAQVVAWLKPAPGQQLIDLFAGIGNFSLPLAAAGAKVLAVEGNPAMVERITANANVNLLDVHAQQADLSDAKKVQMLLSEHQQIDAVVLDPPRSGAEAVCQVLGNYNVPRVAYISCDPATLARDAAHLVHAGYRVKQVAVADMFLHTAHLETLMLFEYEG encoded by the coding sequence ATGGCCATGTTGGGTAAGCGGCGGCCATCTCGCCCCGCCTCGGGACACTCAGGGCTAGTTCGCCAACCAAGCCGTAAAACTGAGTCAAAAGATGATACCTCGACAACGCTGGTGGTTGAACGTTTAGCTCATGATGGCCGTGGTGTAGCGCATAATGTCGAGGGAAAAACAGTCTTTATTGACCAAGCGCTTCCCGGTGAACATGTCGATGTAGCGATACACGTGACGCGTAAGCGGTATGACGAAGCGCATATAAAAAACCGGCTCACCTCTTCAGAACAGCGGGTTGAGCCTCCCTGCACTTACTTTGGGCAGTGTGGAGGCTGTGATTTACAGCATCTTAATCTTACTGCGCAACGCCAGCATAAGCGCGACGTTGTCACCGAGCTAATGGCGCGTCAGGGCCTGACGCTAGGTCCTATTGCTGCGTTAGATGGGAGTAGCGAGCACTACCGACGTCGCGCACGTTTGGGTGTCAGGGTAGATGGTCAGGGTAATGTTCTCCTGGGGTTTCGAGCGCCCAACAGCCACCGATTAGTGGATATTGAGCAGTGCCATGTGCTGGTGCCAGCGCTGAACAAATTGATTCTTCCGTTACGGCAACTGCTGGCAACATTAGCCTCGCCCCGTCTTGTTGGCCATGTCGAACTACTGGCGACCGATGAGGCGACAGTCGTGCTTGTGCGTCAGTTAAAAGCCCATGATCAAGATAGGGCTCGCTGGCAGCAGTTTGCGGAACAGCAGCAGGTCTCGCTCGGCACTTGGTTAGGGCGGGAGACGCCTGTTTTGCACTGGAATGGTGCGCAGGGTGATGCTACACCCGTTCTACAAGAAGTGCTTAATCTTGATGAACTCGGAATTCAAAGAGCGAGTTCACCCACAAGTGAACACTGTTTGTCAGGTGATAAAGCATCCAGCCTAGTGACGTTACGTTTCTCACCAGGCGACTTTTTACAGGTAAATGCTGAGGTAAACCAAAAGATGGTAGCCCAGGTGGTAGCATGGCTAAAGCCAGCGCCAGGGCAACAGCTCATAGATCTCTTTGCTGGGATTGGTAATTTCAGTTTGCCGTTAGCCGCCGCAGGAGCCAAGGTACTTGCTGTAGAAGGCAACCCTGCGATGGTCGAACGAATTACCGCTAACGCTAATGTTAACCTACTGGATGTGCATGCCCAGCAAGCAGACTTAAGCGACGCCAAAAAGGTGCAAATGCTATTGAGCGAGCATCAGCAAATTGATGCGGTTGTGCTGGATCCGCCGCGCAGCGGTGCAGAAGCAGTTTGCCAAGTATTAGGTAATTACAATGTACCCCGGGTGGCCTATATTTCTTGTGACCCGGCAACGCTTGCTCGCGATGCGGCACACCTTGTGCATGCAGGTTATCGCGTCAAGCAAGTAGCAGTGGCCGATATGTTTTTACACACTGCTCACCTGGAAACGCTGATGCTATTTGAATACGAGGGCTAG
- the cysM gene encoding cysteine synthase CysM, which translates to MNYPTLEDVVGNTPLVRLKRITAGRNNTLLAKLEGNNPAGSVKDRPALSMLSEAEARGDIVPGDTLVEATSGNTGIALAMAAAIKGYKMTLIMPENASEERKQAMAAYGATLVSASKEGGMEEARDIADAMIARGEGKPLNQFANPDNPLAHYRTTGPEVWQQTGGEVTHFVSSMGTTGTIMGVSRYLKEQNPAIQIVGLQPADGASIPGIRRWPKEYLPSIFEAPRVDITLDIAQQEAEAHMRRLAREEGIFAGVSSGGSLAGALRIAEQTENAVIVFIVCDRGDRYLSTGLFAPEL; encoded by the coding sequence ATGAATTATCCGACGCTCGAAGATGTGGTTGGCAATACGCCACTGGTTCGTTTAAAGCGCATAACGGCAGGGCGTAATAACACGCTTCTAGCCAAGCTAGAAGGCAATAACCCTGCTGGTTCGGTGAAAGATCGCCCGGCACTCTCTATGTTAAGTGAAGCTGAAGCACGGGGCGATATTGTTCCAGGCGATACGCTGGTGGAAGCAACCTCGGGTAATACAGGTATTGCCTTGGCCATGGCCGCTGCGATCAAAGGCTACAAAATGACGCTAATCATGCCTGAAAACGCTTCTGAAGAGCGTAAGCAGGCGATGGCGGCTTACGGTGCCACATTGGTGTCAGCGAGCAAAGAAGGCGGGATGGAAGAGGCGCGAGATATTGCCGATGCGATGATTGCAAGAGGCGAAGGTAAGCCGCTAAATCAATTTGCCAATCCAGATAACCCGCTTGCGCACTATCGCACAACGGGGCCTGAAGTGTGGCAGCAAACCGGCGGTGAAGTGACGCATTTTGTCAGTTCAATGGGGACCACGGGCACCATCATGGGGGTGTCTCGCTATCTTAAGGAACAAAACCCAGCGATCCAAATTGTCGGTTTACAACCGGCGGATGGTGCGAGCATACCGGGGATTCGTCGTTGGCCAAAAGAGTACCTGCCGTCGATTTTTGAAGCACCAAGGGTTGATATTACCCTTGATATCGCTCAGCAAGAAGCAGAAGCCCACATGCGCCGCCTGGCCCGTGAAGAAGGTATTTTTGCCGGGGTGTCGTCAGGTGGCAGCTTGGCTGGAGCACTGCGTATCGCAGAACAAACTGAGAACGCGGTCATTGTCTTCATCGTTTGTGACCGAGGTGATCGCTACCTTTCCACAGGCTTATTTGCCCCGGAGTTATAG
- a CDS encoding ATP-binding protein → MSLNTRLLFALLGFPLLVYAVMALLLVVQSETTGRDMLEERLVSAGELLAPSLGNAMVDGDLPRLEAIARQLLEHKGLRAVTLFDEQGSRLLVLGHSIPPPPRLNAPNATTLTMDEAIWRLQVPLTTSYGQPFNLANTGWLEAEMDIRTLKLERYKLIASLSLGGMLLGLLLFLVAFAISRYATRPVEEANQALYRLSRGDYRPYMAAARPTEFRQLAEHINGLAEHFRQAQHDMQSQIEQATSELQESMETIEEQNIKLDLAHRSALRANAVKSEFLANMSHEIRTPLNGIIGFCRLLGRSSLDARQKEWLEHVHRACDNLLMLVNDVLDFSKLEADRLTLEEVDIDLVSLMDEVVGLHAPEAQRKRLHLVAMVYDDVPSALCGDPLRIHQVLNNLTSNALKFTQKGEVIIRVMLDSQEGQHVVLRISVSDTGIGLSEQQQKQLFSAFSQADPSHSRQFGGSGLGLTICRQLVQRMGGEISVDSEPGEGATFSFTLPLLADMTKERPQELSLDGSIIRLHEPHLPTRNVLEHLMERWGATAVSFIESGNEQLLLLSLDHDDFIGERKTYWQSVIAQAPCPTLILANATSFELPHWELPNGGDMLCKPFTRTQLIATFKQLLEPVTATISASAQTIKALPSSTFTVLIVDDNAPNRELLKAMLENEHINIVLAASGQEALDYARQNEADMVLMDIRMPDMDGVQTTQALRRINNSWARCPIIAVTAHVLSDERQQWLVEGLDDVLVKPINETQLQQQFQRFLGITLPTSPLLQTPPKTPALGYTPTSLSVIDLELGTRLAGGNPEFAKQQLKRLIDSLSECEQHIRSAFEENNLTVLLDHVHALNGASRYCGAPELALTVETLETRLRTGGLEQAENLLDKLYTAIKRLREQRSTLNQR, encoded by the coding sequence ATGTCTTTAAACACGCGCTTACTCTTTGCGTTACTCGGATTTCCGCTTCTTGTCTATGCCGTCATGGCACTATTGCTGGTGGTGCAAAGCGAGACCACCGGCCGTGACATGTTAGAAGAGCGTTTAGTTAGCGCTGGTGAATTACTGGCACCAAGCCTGGGTAACGCCATGGTAGATGGCGACTTGCCTCGTTTGGAAGCCATTGCCAGACAGCTTCTGGAGCACAAAGGGTTACGTGCGGTGACGCTTTTCGACGAGCAAGGGAGTCGCTTATTGGTACTGGGACATTCGATACCTCCACCCCCTCGCCTAAATGCCCCCAATGCTACGACACTCACCATGGATGAAGCTATTTGGCGTTTACAGGTACCTTTAACCACGTCTTACGGCCAACCATTTAATCTCGCTAATACTGGCTGGCTCGAAGCCGAAATGGACATACGCACGCTTAAACTGGAGCGCTATAAGCTCATTGCTAGCCTCAGCTTAGGCGGCATGCTGCTTGGGCTGCTGCTTTTTTTAGTCGCGTTTGCGATCAGCCGCTACGCTACTCGCCCAGTTGAAGAAGCGAACCAAGCGCTTTACCGCCTATCCCGGGGGGACTACCGGCCTTATATGGCGGCAGCCCGCCCTACCGAGTTTCGGCAACTGGCAGAGCATATCAATGGGCTAGCGGAGCATTTTCGGCAAGCTCAGCATGATATGCAAAGCCAAATCGAGCAAGCGACCAGTGAACTGCAAGAGTCCATGGAGACGATTGAAGAGCAAAATATCAAACTCGATCTTGCTCATCGAAGCGCACTACGCGCGAATGCAGTGAAGTCCGAATTTCTGGCTAATATGAGCCACGAAATCCGCACCCCTTTAAATGGCATCATTGGTTTTTGCCGTTTATTAGGCCGCTCCTCTCTCGACGCTCGGCAGAAAGAATGGCTAGAACATGTGCACCGTGCGTGCGATAACCTGTTGATGCTAGTCAATGATGTGCTGGACTTCTCGAAACTAGAAGCCGACCGGCTGACGTTAGAAGAAGTCGATATCGATCTTGTGTCGCTGATGGATGAAGTTGTTGGCCTTCATGCGCCTGAAGCTCAACGCAAACGACTGCATTTAGTGGCGATGGTTTATGACGACGTGCCGTCAGCGCTCTGCGGCGACCCGCTACGCATCCATCAAGTCCTCAATAATTTGACTAGCAATGCCCTGAAATTTACTCAGAAGGGAGAAGTCATCATTCGTGTCATGCTGGACAGCCAGGAGGGCCAGCATGTTGTGCTGCGTATTAGCGTTAGTGACACAGGCATTGGCTTGAGTGAACAACAACAAAAGCAGCTATTTAGCGCCTTTTCCCAGGCAGATCCTAGTCACTCCAGACAGTTTGGCGGCAGTGGTTTAGGGCTAACGATTTGCAGGCAATTAGTTCAACGAATGGGTGGAGAGATTTCAGTCGATAGCGAGCCTGGAGAAGGCGCAACCTTCTCATTTACGTTGCCACTACTTGCCGACATGACCAAGGAACGGCCACAGGAACTCTCACTCGACGGCTCAATTATTCGTTTACATGAGCCCCATCTACCCACTCGCAATGTGTTGGAACACTTAATGGAACGCTGGGGCGCAACTGCCGTCTCTTTCATTGAATCTGGCAACGAGCAACTGCTACTGCTGAGCCTAGATCATGATGACTTCATCGGTGAGCGAAAGACGTATTGGCAGTCCGTGATTGCTCAAGCGCCCTGCCCAACACTCATCCTCGCAAACGCCACTAGCTTTGAACTGCCTCACTGGGAGCTTCCTAATGGGGGGGACATGCTGTGCAAACCATTTACCAGAACTCAATTGATTGCCACGTTCAAACAACTATTGGAACCTGTTACAGCCACTATTTCTGCCAGCGCACAAACGATTAAAGCACTTCCCTCGTCAACATTCACAGTTCTGATCGTTGACGATAATGCGCCCAACCGCGAACTGTTAAAGGCCATGCTCGAAAATGAGCATATCAACATTGTATTGGCTGCCAGCGGCCAGGAAGCGTTGGATTACGCGCGTCAGAACGAAGCAGACATGGTGCTAATGGATATTCGTATGCCTGATATGGACGGTGTTCAAACCACCCAGGCTTTGCGGCGCATTAATAATAGCTGGGCGCGCTGTCCAATTATTGCCGTGACCGCACACGTGCTAAGCGATGAACGTCAGCAGTGGCTTGTGGAGGGTTTAGACGACGTATTGGTGAAGCCTATCAATGAAACTCAGCTGCAACAGCAGTTTCAACGCTTCTTGGGCATTACGCTGCCAACCAGTCCGCTGTTACAGACGCCCCCAAAAACCCCTGCTCTTGGATATACCCCCACCTCGTTATCCGTCATTGACCTTGAGCTCGGCACGCGCCTTGCAGGCGGCAACCCCGAGTTCGCCAAACAGCAGCTAAAGCGCCTGATCGATAGCCTAAGTGAATGCGAACAGCACATTCGCAGCGCTTTCGAAGAAAACAACCTGACGGTCTTGCTGGATCATGTTCATGCGCTCAATGGGGCCAGTCGTTACTGCGGAGCACCCGAGCTCGCGCTAACAGTAGAAACCCTGGAGACACGGTTACGCACCGGGGGCTTGGAACAGGCTGAAAATTTACTTGATAAGCTGTATACCGCCATCAAACGCCTCAGGGAGCAGCGGAGCACGTTAAATCAGCGCTAG
- the acpS gene encoding holo-ACP synthase has translation MIVGIGSDIARVERFAKAVKRHGPRFAQRILGPEEQAVWQTKGQPASYLAKRFAAKEAYVKALGLGLRSGMQWGDIQILNDSLGKPSLQLSGEALRLFQASGASATHITLSDEADYAVAFVVLEC, from the coding sequence ATGATTGTCGGAATTGGGTCGGATATCGCCCGTGTCGAGCGCTTTGCTAAGGCAGTAAAACGTCATGGGCCACGCTTTGCCCAGCGAATTTTAGGCCCTGAAGAGCAGGCTGTGTGGCAGACAAAAGGTCAGCCCGCTAGCTATTTGGCTAAGCGTTTTGCAGCGAAAGAAGCGTATGTTAAAGCGCTAGGGCTTGGCCTGAGAAGCGGTATGCAATGGGGCGATATTCAGATCCTCAATGATTCGCTGGGCAAGCCAAGCCTGCAGCTAAGTGGTGAGGCGCTTCGTCTATTTCAAGCTAGCGGCGCCTCGGCGACTCATATAACGCTCAGTGATGAAGCAGATTACGCGGTAGCATTTGTGGTACTTGAATGCTAG
- the pdxJ gene encoding pyridoxine 5'-phosphate synthase: protein MHPPRILLGVNIDHIATLRQARGTRYPDPVQAALLAEEAGADGITVHLREDRRHIQPRDVRLLAEMLNTRMNLEMAVTEEMLVLAEEVRPAHVCLVPEKREELTTEGGLDVVGGFDLIANACERLSAAGCDVSLFIDPDNAQIDAAIRAGAPTIELHTGAYAEAKPGSEAAIAEYERLSAAAIHAVSAGLVVNAGHGLHYHNVEAIAALPGVNELNIGHAIIARALFVGLKDAIQEMKRLIIAGQEAGLMAALDAHEHEHEHEHEHKHDGCCSH from the coding sequence ATGCATCCTCCGAGGATTTTATTAGGCGTTAACATCGATCACATTGCGACGCTACGCCAAGCGCGTGGTACTCGTTATCCTGATCCAGTTCAAGCGGCGCTGTTAGCGGAAGAAGCGGGCGCTGACGGCATCACGGTTCACCTGCGTGAAGATCGTCGTCATATTCAGCCTAGAGACGTTCGCCTGTTGGCAGAAATGCTCAATACACGCATGAATTTAGAGATGGCTGTCACTGAAGAAATGCTAGTGCTGGCTGAGGAAGTACGCCCGGCACACGTGTGTTTAGTACCAGAAAAGCGTGAAGAGCTAACCACCGAAGGTGGCTTGGACGTTGTGGGTGGTTTTGATCTTATTGCCAATGCCTGTGAGCGCTTAAGCGCAGCCGGTTGCGACGTGTCTTTGTTTATCGATCCTGATAACGCGCAAATTGATGCTGCCATTCGTGCAGGGGCACCAACGATTGAGCTGCATACAGGTGCCTATGCAGAAGCAAAACCTGGCAGTGAGGCTGCTATTGCTGAATATGAGCGCCTGAGTGCAGCGGCCATTCACGCTGTTTCTGCTGGCTTAGTGGTTAATGCTGGGCATGGCTTGCATTACCACAACGTTGAGGCGATTGCTGCGCTACCGGGTGTTAATGAGCTCAATATTGGTCACGCCATTATTGCCCGAGCTCTTTTTGTCGGGTTGAAGGACGCCATTCAAGAAATGAAACGCTTGATCATTGCTGGTCAGGAAGCTGGATTAATGGCGGCGTTAGATGCTCATGAGCATGAGCATGAACATGAGCACGAACACAAGCATGACGGTTGCTGTAGCCACTAA
- the recO gene encoding DNA repair protein RecO produces MSAEPAFLLHRRPYRETSALVDLLTLNHGRIRAVAHGGQRPGSKSRQRLQPFTPLFVSWRGERELKRLTLMESRGQTALLAGEGLLCGLYANEIATRLLPLELAAPEVFAFYSALLEALPTPADRALALRRFEWALLETLEATPRFCTCDGAALDPQARYRFDAASRSFIPAEQGIEGRTLRYIDQGDWQPAGLASALKAVMRAALAPHLGATALRSRELMLDLARRRQR; encoded by the coding sequence ATGTCGGCAGAGCCAGCGTTTTTACTGCATCGCAGGCCTTACCGTGAAACCAGCGCGCTGGTGGATTTGTTAACCCTTAACCATGGCCGTATCCGCGCCGTTGCCCATGGAGGGCAGCGGCCAGGTTCTAAGTCGCGTCAACGGCTGCAACCCTTTACTCCTTTGTTTGTGTCGTGGCGCGGCGAGCGTGAGCTAAAGCGATTAACGCTGATGGAGTCGCGTGGCCAGACGGCATTGCTAGCCGGAGAAGGGTTGCTCTGCGGTTTATATGCCAATGAAATAGCCACGCGTCTACTGCCTTTGGAGCTTGCAGCGCCAGAGGTTTTTGCATTTTATAGCGCGCTGTTAGAGGCATTGCCAACACCGGCGGATCGCGCCTTGGCGCTGCGACGCTTTGAATGGGCGCTGTTGGAGACGCTAGAGGCAACACCGCGTTTTTGTACCTGCGATGGCGCTGCGCTTGATCCTCAAGCGCGTTATCGGTTTGATGCGGCAAGTCGTTCTTTTATACCTGCTGAGCAGGGCATAGAAGGCCGCACGCTGCGCTATATTGATCAAGGCGATTGGCAGCCCGCTGGCTTAGCTAGTGCATTAAAAGCGGTAATGCGGGCAGCGCTTGCGCCTCATTTAGGCGCGACTGCTTTACGTTCCCGAGAACTAATGCTTGATTTGGCCCGCCGCCGACAGCGCTAG
- the era gene encoding GTPase Era: MSQTCGFVAIVGRPNVGKSTLMNRILGQKISITSRRPQTTRHQVMGIKTVEETQFIYVDTPGMHIMSKDRNKAINRFMNQAATQALRDVDCVVFIIDRTRWTDEDQAVLKRLEHVKAPVILAVNKVDRLNDKGDLLPWLAEVGARREFAAVVPISAKHGTQVDTLEQEVAKYLPESVHFFPEDQITDKSLRFMAAELVREKVMRQLGDELPYQMTVEIEEFRETERVTHISALILVERQGQKVILIGENGERIKSIGREARLDMERALGTKVMLNLWVKVKRGWSDDERALKSLGYDLD, from the coding sequence ATGAGTCAAACCTGCGGCTTCGTGGCCATCGTTGGACGGCCCAACGTAGGCAAATCAACCCTCATGAACCGGATTCTAGGGCAAAAGATCTCTATTACTTCGCGTCGTCCTCAAACCACGCGGCATCAGGTAATGGGTATTAAGACTGTCGAAGAGACGCAGTTCATCTATGTTGATACGCCTGGCATGCACATCATGTCAAAAGACCGTAATAAAGCGATCAACCGCTTTATGAATCAAGCGGCAACACAAGCGTTACGTGATGTTGACTGCGTAGTGTTTATTATTGACCGCACCCGTTGGACGGATGAAGACCAAGCCGTGCTAAAGCGGCTTGAGCACGTGAAAGCACCGGTGATTCTAGCCGTCAACAAGGTAGATCGCTTAAACGATAAAGGTGACTTGCTACCCTGGTTAGCTGAAGTAGGTGCACGCCGTGAGTTTGCTGCGGTTGTACCAATTTCTGCCAAGCATGGCACTCAAGTTGATACGCTCGAACAGGAAGTTGCCAAATACTTGCCAGAGAGCGTTCACTTTTTCCCGGAAGATCAAATCACTGACAAGAGCTTGCGCTTCATGGCGGCTGAGTTGGTGCGTGAGAAAGTCATGCGTCAGTTGGGTGACGAACTGCCGTATCAAATGACCGTGGAAATCGAAGAGTTCCGGGAAACCGAGCGTGTGACCCATATCAGTGCCTTAATCCTGGTCGAACGTCAGGGGCAAAAGGTTATCTTGATCGGTGAGAATGGCGAGCGTATTAAAAGCATTGGCCGCGAAGCCCGCCTAGATATGGAGCGTGCCTTGGGTACCAAGGTAATGCTCAATCTATGGGTGAAAGTGAAGCGCGGCTGGTCTGATGATGAGCGGGCATTAAAGAGTTTGGGTTACGATCTCGATTGA
- the rnc gene encoding ribonuclease III codes for MSNSLIAFCRRIGHTFGDPTLMELAMTHRSYGGRNNERLEFLGDSIVNFVIAEALFQRFPQAREGQLSRLRARLVKGQTLAELAREMEFGECLRLGSGEMKSGGHRRESILADAVEAVIGAIYLDAGMDVVRQRVLAWYAERLENISLQDTQKDPKTRLQEFLQSRQAALPRYEVVSVKGEAHAQTFTVECYIDLLTEHTTGKGPSRRHAEQQAAEEALFHLEKTPGDKS; via the coding sequence GTGAGTAATTCCTTAATCGCTTTTTGCCGACGAATCGGCCATACCTTCGGTGACCCTACGCTGATGGAACTGGCCATGACCCATCGTAGCTACGGTGGTCGTAACAATGAGCGCCTGGAATTTCTGGGTGACTCTATCGTCAATTTTGTAATCGCTGAGGCGCTTTTCCAACGTTTCCCTCAGGCTAGGGAAGGACAGTTATCACGCCTTAGAGCGCGTTTAGTAAAAGGTCAGACATTGGCTGAGTTGGCTCGAGAAATGGAGTTCGGCGAATGCTTACGGCTTGGCTCTGGAGAAATGAAGAGCGGCGGGCATCGCCGCGAATCCATTTTGGCTGATGCAGTAGAAGCTGTGATTGGCGCTATTTATTTAGATGCGGGCATGGATGTCGTTCGTCAACGTGTGCTGGCATGGTACGCCGAGCGGCTTGAAAATATTTCGCTACAAGATACCCAGAAAGATCCCAAAACACGTTTGCAAGAATTTTTGCAATCGCGTCAAGCAGCGTTGCCACGCTATGAAGTAGTCTCTGTAAAGGGGGAGGCGCATGCCCAGACCTTTACCGTGGAGTGCTACATTGATTTGCTAACCGAGCATACCACTGGTAAAGGTCCCAGCCGCCGCCATGCTGAGCAACAGGCGGCTGAAGAAGCGCTATTCCACCTTGAAAAAACACCTGGAGACAAGTCATGA
- the lepB gene encoding signal peptidase I yields the protein MDFSLLLVIAVALSGAIYLLDVLWLRPKRRERLAAAEAATTQGLDETTRETLLKEPWPIDYSRSFFPVLLVVLVVRSFIIEPFQIPSGSMKPTLEVGDFILVNKFAYGLRLPVLHSRFLEVDDPERGDVMVFRFPEEPSVNFIKRVVGLPGDRIRYEGKQLYVNGEPVTKALIEEGPELSPQQLLLEEQLGSVSHYIYNNPRDPGPQMREVVVPDGHYFTMGDNRDHSNDSRYWGFVPEDNIVGRAFAVWMHWDGGLPSFTSVRRIE from the coding sequence ATGGATTTTTCATTATTACTGGTGATTGCCGTTGCACTTTCTGGGGCAATATATTTGCTGGATGTGCTTTGGCTTAGACCTAAGCGGCGTGAGCGATTAGCCGCTGCTGAAGCAGCTACCACGCAAGGCCTGGATGAAACGACTCGAGAGACGTTGCTCAAAGAGCCATGGCCGATTGACTACTCTCGCTCATTTTTTCCAGTTCTGCTGGTGGTGTTGGTCGTACGTAGTTTTATTATTGAGCCGTTTCAAATTCCATCTGGATCAATGAAGCCGACGCTTGAAGTGGGTGACTTTATCTTGGTGAATAAGTTTGCCTACGGCCTGCGATTACCGGTGCTGCACAGCCGTTTTTTAGAGGTTGATGATCCTGAGCGCGGGGACGTGATGGTGTTCCGCTTTCCAGAGGAGCCGTCGGTCAACTTTATTAAACGTGTGGTTGGTTTGCCGGGCGACCGTATTCGCTATGAAGGAAAACAGCTGTATGTTAACGGTGAGCCAGTTACTAAAGCATTGATTGAAGAAGGCCCCGAACTTTCGCCGCAACAGCTATTATTGGAAGAGCAATTAGGTAGCGTTAGCCACTATATATATAATAACCCCCGTGATCCTGGGCCCCAGATGCGTGAAGTGGTTGTTCCGGATGGGCACTATTTCACGATGGGCGATAACCGTGACCACTCCAACGATAGCCGTTATTGGGGGTTTGTTCCTGAAGATAATATTGTTGGAAGAGCGTTTGCCGTTTGGATGCATTGGGACGGTGGTTTGCCTAGCTTTACCAGTGTACGGCGTATTGAATGA